The following proteins come from a genomic window of Trifolium pratense cultivar HEN17-A07 linkage group LG4, ARS_RC_1.1, whole genome shotgun sequence:
- the LOC123924363 gene encoding probable N-acetyltransferase HLS1 — translation MGCILGLRVSPTHRRKGVGLKLITSIEEWMLRNGADYAFLATEKNNNASKNLFTNKCNYVNLTSLTIFLHPTTFPTNHISNKDIKIDKINIDQAISLYTRIFKTKDLYPLDMDVILKEKLSLGTWVSYYKNEGFKLNNEDITTNSSWIIFSLWNTCEANDNKVHDKTKLFQPLRFLHATLNHAKDKICPCLRMLGNESLMCESLGFLFLYGLHGEGENLGGLMESIWSFTSKLGEKLKDCRLVITELGFGDPLVNHVPQMESMSCIDDMWYTKRLARDSDDDVDDELVQQQVMKRQLGNVFVDPRDF, via the exons ATGGGATGCATACTAGGTCTGAGAGTTTCTCCTACTCACAG GAGAAAGGGGGTTGGACTAAAACTTATAACCTCAATTGAAGAATGGATGCTAAGAAATGGTGCTGACTATGCATTCCTAGCCACAGAAAAGAACAACAATGCCTCTAAAAACCTATTCACAAACAAATGCAACTATGTCAATCTCACATCACTTACCATATTTCTCCATCCAACAACTTTCCCTACAAACCACATTTCCAACAAGGACAtaaaaattgacaaaataaaCATAGATCAAGCAATATCCTTGTACACAAGAATCTTTAAGACCAAAGATTTGTATCCATTAGACATGGATGTTATTCTCAAAGAAAAACTAAGCCTAGGTACTTGGGTTAGTTATTACAAAAATGAAGGCTTCAAACTCAATAATGAAGACATTACAACAAACTCATCATGGATCATTTTTAGTTTATGGAATACTTGTGAAGCTAATGATAATAAGGTTCATGATAAGACAAAATTATTTCAACCACTTAGGTTTCTTCATGCTACATTAAATCATGCAAAGGACAAAATATGTCCATGTTTGAGAATGTTAGGGAATGAGTCATTGATGTGTGAAAGTTTagggtttctttttctttatggACTTCATGGAGAAGGAGAGAATCTTGGAGGATTAATGGAATCAATATGGAGTTTTACATCAAAATTAGGAGAGAAATTAAAGGATTGTAGATTGGTTATCACTGAATTAGGGTTTGGTGATCCACTTGTAAACCATGTTCCTCAAATGGAATCTATGTCatgtattgatgatatgtgGTACACAAAAAGGCTTGCAAGGGAcagtgatgatgatgttgatgatgaattGGTGCAGCAGCAGGTGATGAAGAGACAACTTGGAAATGTGTTTGTGGATCCTAGAGATTTTTAG